Proteins from a genomic interval of Stenotrophomonas sp. WZN-1:
- a CDS encoding dihydroorotase, with the protein MSSTLITNARMVNEGRTFDGDLRIENGRIAQIGSGLAPRDGEQVVDAAGRWLLPGMIDDQVHFREPGLTHKGDIASESAAAVAGGLTSFMDMPNTNPPTLDSTILEAKYELARGRAWANYGFYHGASNDNLDAIRALDPKKAPGVKVFMGASTGNMLVDDPETLDAIFRECPTPIITHCEDTPMIDANLKAFQEKYGDALTPDMHPDIRSREACIKSTRLAMSLARKHGTRLHVLHISTADELALFEKGPMIRADGSRKQITAETCVHFLHFARPDYATKGNLIKCNPAIKEVSDREAITAALADDVLDVLATDHAPHTWEEKQKPYAQAPSGLPLVQYALVAALERVHEGKLTREQVVQKFAHAPAQLFDVEERGFLREGYFADLVLVEDVPFTVKREDVLSKCGWSPFEGTTFRSRIASTWVNGQQVWDGSKLVGEPAGQRMTYDR; encoded by the coding sequence ATGTCCTCCACCCTCATCACCAACGCCCGGATGGTCAACGAAGGCCGCACCTTCGACGGCGACCTGCGCATCGAGAACGGCCGCATCGCGCAGATCGGCAGCGGGCTGGCGCCGCGCGACGGCGAGCAGGTGGTGGATGCGGCCGGACGCTGGCTGCTGCCCGGCATGATCGATGACCAGGTGCACTTCCGCGAACCAGGCCTGACCCACAAGGGCGACATCGCCAGCGAATCGGCCGCGGCCGTGGCCGGTGGCCTGACCAGCTTCATGGACATGCCCAACACCAACCCGCCGACGCTGGATTCGACCATCCTGGAAGCCAAGTACGAGCTCGCGCGCGGCCGCGCTTGGGCCAACTATGGCTTCTACCACGGCGCCAGCAATGACAACCTCGACGCGATCCGTGCCCTGGATCCGAAGAAGGCCCCGGGCGTGAAGGTGTTCATGGGTGCTTCGACCGGCAACATGCTGGTGGACGACCCGGAAACGCTGGACGCGATCTTCCGCGAGTGCCCGACCCCGATCATCACGCACTGCGAAGACACGCCGATGATCGATGCCAACCTGAAGGCCTTCCAGGAGAAGTACGGCGATGCGCTGACCCCGGACATGCATCCGGACATCCGCTCGCGCGAGGCCTGCATCAAGTCGACCCGCCTGGCGATGTCGCTGGCGCGCAAGCACGGCACCCGCCTGCATGTGCTGCACATCTCCACCGCCGACGAGCTGGCGCTGTTCGAGAAGGGCCCGATGATCCGCGCCGACGGCAGCCGCAAGCAGATCACCGCCGAGACCTGCGTGCACTTCCTGCACTTCGCGCGCCCGGACTATGCGACCAAGGGCAACCTGATCAAGTGCAATCCGGCGATCAAGGAAGTGTCCGACCGCGAGGCTATCACCGCTGCGCTGGCCGACGACGTGCTGGACGTGCTGGCCACCGACCACGCGCCGCACACCTGGGAAGAGAAGCAGAAGCCCTACGCGCAGGCACCGTCGGGCCTGCCGCTGGTGCAGTACGCACTGGTGGCCGCACTGGAGCGCGTGCACGAAGGCAAGCTGACCCGCGAGCAGGTGGTGCAGAAGTTCGCCCACGCCCCGGCGCAGCTGTTCGATGTGGAAGAGCGCGGCTTCCTGCGCGAAGGCTACTTTGCAGACCTGGTGCTGGTGGAAGACGTGCCGTTCACGGTCAAGCGCGAGGACGTGCTGTCCAAGTGCGGTTGGTCGCCGTTCGAAGGCACCACCTTCCGTTCGCGCATCGCCTCCACCTGGGTCAACGGCCAGCAGGTGTGGGACGGCAGCAAGCTGGTGGGTGAACCCGCCGGCCAGCGCATGACCTACGACCGCTGA
- the yidD gene encoding membrane protein insertion efficiency factor YidD translates to MISRLLIALLRFYKRFISPLLGPRCRFVPSCSEYAMDAISRHGPLRGSWLAARRLGRCHPFHPGGFDPVPESPNAPSCRCTGKH, encoded by the coding sequence GTGATCTCGCGCCTGCTCATCGCCCTGCTGCGCTTCTACAAGCGCTTCATCAGCCCCTTGCTGGGGCCACGCTGCCGTTTCGTGCCGAGCTGTTCTGAATACGCGATGGACGCCATCTCGCGGCACGGTCCGCTGCGCGGCAGCTGGCTGGCTGCGCGCCGGCTCGGTCGCTGCCATCCGTTCCATCCCGGCGGCTTCGACCCCGTGCCCGAGTCTCCCAACGCCCCCTCTTGCCGTTGCACAGGAAAACACTGA
- the efp gene encoding elongation factor P — MASYGMNDVKNGMKILVNNQPAVIIDTEYVKPGKGQAFTRVKYRLIKDGRTQEVTMKSTDSLDAADVVDTDMNFMYSDGEYWHFMDPESFEQVQATKAGMGGAEKWLKGEESCVVTLWNGEPIFVQPPNFVELKITETDPGVRGDTSGGGGKPATLETGAVVRVPLFVNQEEVIRVDTRSGEYSARVK, encoded by the coding sequence ATGGCCAGCTACGGCATGAACGACGTCAAGAACGGGATGAAGATCCTGGTCAACAACCAACCGGCCGTCATCATCGACACCGAATACGTCAAGCCGGGCAAGGGCCAGGCCTTCACCCGCGTGAAGTACCGCCTGATCAAGGACGGCCGTACCCAGGAAGTCACCATGAAGTCGACCGACTCGCTGGATGCAGCCGACGTCGTCGATACCGACATGAACTTCATGTACAGCGACGGCGAATACTGGCACTTCATGGACCCGGAATCCTTCGAGCAGGTCCAGGCCACCAAGGCCGGCATGGGCGGCGCCGAAAAGTGGCTGAAGGGCGAAGAGTCCTGCGTGGTCACCCTGTGGAATGGTGAGCCGATCTTCGTGCAGCCGCCGAACTTCGTCGAACTGAAGATCACCGAAACCGATCCGGGCGTCCGTGGCGACACCTCGGGCGGCGGCGGCAAGCCGGCCACCCTGGAAACCGGCGCCGTGGTCCGCGTGCCGCTGTTCGTCAACCAGGAAGAAGTGATCCGCGTCGACACCCGTTCGGGCGAGTACTCCGCACGCGTCAAGTAA
- the ubiG gene encoding bifunctional 2-polyprenyl-6-hydroxyphenol methylase/3-demethylubiquinol 3-O-methyltransferase UbiG — protein MTAPHASSNFDQAELDKFAALANRWWDADGPQKPLHALNPVRLKYVADRVPLRGARVLDIGCGGGLLSEALAQAGADVTAIDLAPELVKVARLHALESGAKVDYRVQAAEDLAAEQPGSFDVVTCMEMLEHVPDPGAIIEACKRLLKPGGHLFLSTINRTAAAFAVAIVGAEYVARLLPKGTHHYQEFIKPAELARWLREADVQLVDVSGMAYEPWRNHARLSSRTDINYLAYAVKPA, from the coding sequence ATGACTGCCCCCCACGCTTCCTCCAATTTCGATCAGGCCGAGCTGGACAAGTTCGCCGCGCTGGCCAACCGCTGGTGGGACGCTGACGGCCCGCAGAAGCCGCTGCACGCACTGAATCCGGTGCGCCTGAAGTACGTGGCCGACCGCGTGCCGCTGCGCGGCGCACGCGTGCTCGACATCGGCTGCGGTGGCGGCCTGTTGAGCGAAGCGCTGGCGCAGGCCGGTGCTGACGTCACTGCCATCGACCTGGCCCCGGAACTGGTCAAGGTCGCCCGCCTGCATGCGCTGGAAAGCGGTGCCAAGGTCGATTACCGGGTGCAGGCCGCCGAGGACCTGGCCGCCGAGCAGCCGGGCAGCTTCGACGTGGTTACCTGCATGGAAATGCTCGAGCACGTGCCGGACCCGGGCGCGATCATCGAGGCCTGCAAGCGCCTGCTGAAGCCGGGCGGCCACCTGTTCCTGTCGACCATCAACCGCACCGCTGCCGCCTTCGCGGTGGCGATTGTCGGCGCCGAGTACGTGGCGCGCCTGCTGCCCAAGGGAACCCACCACTACCAGGAATTCATCAAGCCGGCCGAGCTGGCACGCTGGCTGCGCGAGGCCGACGTCCAGCTGGTGGATGTCAGCGGCATGGCCTACGAGCCGTGGCGCAACCATGCCCGCCTGAGCAGCCGCACCGACATCAACTACCTGGCCTACGCGGTCAAGCCGGCATGA
- the dksA gene encoding RNA polymerase-binding protein DksA, translated as MAAKKTAKKAATAAKKTAKPVVKKLAAKPVARKPASKPATKAASSQPAARKATAKKTPVKATKPVAKKAAAPAKAKPAAASKKAPVVKKAVSKAAPVKKAAAKPVVKKAVAKPAPKAVVKKAAAKPVAKPAAKKVAAAKPVATPAAVKKVAKNVAAPAVKPTPAPVVKSAPKPAAKPAPAKPVPAKTVAVAAAQPASKPAPAAAPAASKAPQSKNPVPVSKSPAKTAVKSDSAPKTVSRPVGKVAVAVAARSAAPAPRSKYKVVEYKTDEATGRPILPAGYKPSSEEEYMSPLQQEYFRQRLQNWRADLVEESKQTIENLREEVRDIGDEAERATRETENSLELRTRDRYRKLIGKIDSTLKRLEAGDYGYCVDTGEEIGLERLEARLTAERTIDAQERWEHLQKQQGD; from the coding sequence GTGGCTGCTAAAAAAACTGCAAAGAAGGCCGCAACGGCCGCCAAGAAAACCGCCAAGCCTGTTGTGAAGAAGTTGGCGGCAAAGCCCGTTGCCAGGAAACCGGCCAGCAAGCCGGCGACCAAGGCAGCGTCCTCGCAACCGGCGGCCAGGAAGGCCACCGCAAAGAAAACGCCGGTCAAGGCGACCAAGCCGGTGGCGAAGAAGGCCGCTGCGCCCGCCAAGGCCAAGCCAGCCGCTGCCAGCAAAAAGGCGCCGGTGGTGAAGAAAGCCGTCAGCAAGGCTGCGCCGGTGAAAAAGGCCGCCGCCAAGCCGGTGGTCAAGAAGGCAGTAGCCAAGCCGGCGCCGAAGGCGGTGGTGAAGAAGGCTGCAGCCAAGCCGGTCGCAAAACCGGCGGCAAAGAAGGTCGCTGCGGCCAAGCCGGTCGCCACGCCTGCCGCTGTAAAGAAGGTTGCCAAGAATGTTGCCGCGCCGGCCGTGAAGCCGACCCCGGCCCCTGTAGTGAAGTCCGCACCGAAGCCTGCCGCCAAGCCGGCTCCGGCCAAGCCTGTCCCGGCCAAGACCGTGGCAGTGGCAGCAGCCCAACCGGCTTCCAAGCCGGCCCCGGCCGCCGCTCCTGCTGCTTCGAAGGCCCCGCAATCCAAGAATCCCGTGCCCGTTTCGAAATCGCCTGCCAAAACCGCCGTGAAATCCGATTCCGCCCCGAAGACCGTGTCGCGCCCTGTCGGCAAGGTTGCCGTGGCCGTCGCCGCCCGCTCGGCGGCACCGGCCCCGCGCAGCAAGTACAAGGTGGTCGAATACAAGACCGACGAGGCCACTGGCCGCCCGATCCTGCCCGCTGGCTACAAGCCGTCCTCGGAAGAGGAATACATGAGCCCGCTGCAGCAGGAGTATTTCCGCCAGCGCCTGCAGAACTGGCGCGCGGACCTGGTGGAAGAGTCCAAGCAGACCATCGAGAACCTGCGCGAGGAAGTGCGTGACATCGGCGACGAAGCCGAGCGTGCGACTCGCGAGACCGAGAACTCGCTGGAACTGCGTACCCGCGACCGCTACCGCAAGCTGATCGGCAAGATCGACAGCACCCTGAAGCGCCTGGAAGCGGGCGACTACGGTTATTGCGTCGACACCGGCGAAGAAATCGGCCTGGAGCGCCTCGAGGCGCGCCTGACCGCCGAGCGCACCATCGACGCCCAGGAGCGTTGGGAGCACCTGCAGAAGCAGCAGGGCGACTGA
- a CDS encoding squalene/phytoene synthase family protein — protein sequence MSSTALDSFLDKWRSRWPEWSVAAPFVAESQRELAVAWFALLQEFDDMLNASGDPLPADAKLAWWGEELRSWAAHRSRHPLGRLLEPVRAPWAQLAEALPDLVEARTVALDAAGAERALARYAEAVASVEAALFADKPRTGAGRAVQLQTLAQRLQDAGVAGVPRSLLDGDASSAAQRWAQHLLKGWGSRVPGPRPRRVWSSLARARVAAQAAGKPIEATPVRTLLRVWWAARG from the coding sequence GTGAGCAGTACCGCGCTGGACAGTTTCCTCGACAAGTGGCGCAGCCGTTGGCCGGAATGGTCGGTGGCCGCCCCGTTCGTGGCCGAATCGCAACGCGAGCTTGCAGTGGCGTGGTTCGCGCTGCTGCAGGAATTCGACGACATGCTCAACGCCAGCGGCGACCCATTGCCGGCTGACGCCAAGCTGGCGTGGTGGGGTGAGGAGCTGCGCAGCTGGGCCGCGCATCGTTCGCGCCATCCGCTGGGCCGTCTGCTGGAGCCGGTGCGTGCGCCGTGGGCGCAGTTGGCCGAGGCGCTGCCGGACCTGGTTGAAGCGCGCACCGTGGCACTGGATGCGGCCGGAGCCGAGCGCGCGCTGGCCCGTTACGCGGAAGCCGTGGCTTCGGTCGAGGCGGCCTTGTTCGCTGACAAGCCGCGCACCGGCGCCGGTCGCGCAGTGCAGCTGCAGACCCTGGCCCAGCGCCTACAGGATGCCGGCGTGGCCGGTGTGCCGCGCAGCCTGCTGGACGGCGATGCCAGCAGCGCCGCGCAGCGCTGGGCGCAGCATCTGCTGAAGGGGTGGGGCAGCCGGGTGCCAGGTCCGCGCCCGCGCCGCGTGTGGTCCAGCCTGGCGCGTGCACGCGTTGCTGCACAGGCCGCAGGCAAGCCGATCGAAGCCACGCCGGTGCGCACCCTGCTGCGCGTGTGGTGGGCTGCCCGCGGTTGA
- a CDS encoding M23 family metallopeptidase — protein MRSALMIGALLLAAPLFSSSPAQAQDGIGSLIDSRVVFPASASQGALVIGKVPAGSRVQYAGRQLRVSGYGSVVFGIGRDEKGPLRVQVQRPDGGSETATIAVTPRDWPTERVNGVPPKTVNPPPAIAERIKREQAQVTAARARDDNRTDFTQTFIWPVQGRISGRFGNARVYNGQPGAGHSGMDIAVPTGTPVKAPAAGIVTFAGPDLYLTGGTLLLDHGFGVSSNFLHLSRIDVKVGDRVEQGQVIAAVGATGRATGPHLHWGMNWFDTRIDPLLVLERK, from the coding sequence ATGCGTTCGGCACTGATGATCGGGGCGCTGCTGCTGGCCGCGCCCCTGTTTTCCTCATCCCCGGCGCAGGCGCAGGATGGCATCGGCAGCCTGATCGACAGCCGCGTGGTGTTCCCGGCCAGCGCGTCGCAGGGTGCGCTGGTGATCGGCAAGGTACCCGCCGGCAGCCGCGTGCAGTACGCCGGCCGCCAGCTGCGGGTGAGCGGCTATGGCAGCGTGGTGTTCGGCATCGGCCGCGACGAGAAGGGCCCGCTGCGCGTGCAGGTGCAGCGCCCCGACGGTGGCAGCGAGACCGCGACCATTGCGGTGACACCGCGTGACTGGCCGACCGAGCGGGTCAACGGCGTGCCGCCGAAGACGGTCAATCCGCCGCCGGCGATTGCCGAGCGGATCAAGCGCGAACAGGCGCAGGTGACCGCCGCGCGTGCCCGCGATGACAACCGTACCGACTTCACCCAGACCTTCATCTGGCCGGTGCAGGGCCGCATCAGCGGCCGCTTCGGCAATGCGCGCGTGTACAACGGGCAGCCCGGTGCCGGTCATTCCGGCATGGACATCGCGGTACCAACTGGCACGCCGGTGAAAGCACCGGCCGCCGGCATCGTCACCTTCGCCGGCCCGGACCTGTACTTGACCGGCGGCACCCTGCTGCTCGATCACGGCTTCGGGGTCAGCTCCAACTTCCTGCATCTGTCGCGCATCGACGTAAAGGTCGGCGACCGTGTGGAACAGGGCCAGGTGATCGCCGCGGTCGGCGCCACCGGCCGTGCCACCGGCCCGCACCTGCACTGGGGCATGAACTGGTTCGACACCCGCATCGACCCGCTGCTGGTGCTGGAACGGAAGTAA
- a CDS encoding phosphoglycolate phosphatase, producing MTAARFPRAVLFDLDGTLLDSAPDFVATCDAMLADRGRAPIDPASLRPVVSKGSRAMVGAAFPDLDAAARDALIPEFLQRYEALIGQHAVLFDGVAGMLAALDDAGTVWGIVTNKPEYLARLILPQHGWQQRCAVLVGGDSLAERKPHPLPLLHAAQAIAVAAEDCVYVGDDERDIIAARAAAMPSVAALWGYRLHSDDPLAWQADVLVENAELLQLASLWPTRPAAPAQP from the coding sequence ATGACCGCGGCCCGCTTCCCGCGCGCGGTGCTGTTCGACCTGGATGGCACGCTGCTGGACAGCGCACCGGACTTCGTCGCCACCTGCGACGCGATGCTGGCCGATCGTGGTCGCGCACCGATCGATCCGGCGTCGCTGCGCCCGGTGGTGTCGAAGGGCTCGCGTGCGATGGTCGGGGCGGCGTTCCCGGACCTGGATGCCGCCGCACGCGATGCGCTGATCCCGGAATTCCTGCAGCGCTACGAAGCGTTGATCGGCCAGCACGCGGTGCTGTTCGATGGCGTGGCCGGCATGCTTGCCGCGCTGGACGACGCCGGTACGGTGTGGGGCATCGTCACCAACAAACCCGAGTACCTGGCACGGTTGATCCTGCCGCAGCATGGCTGGCAGCAGCGCTGCGCGGTACTGGTCGGTGGTGACAGCCTGGCCGAGCGCAAGCCGCACCCGTTGCCGCTGCTGCACGCTGCGCAGGCGATTGCCGTTGCCGCCGAAGACTGCGTGTACGTGGGCGACGACGAGCGCGACATCATCGCGGCACGTGCCGCCGCCATGCCGTCGGTGGCGGCGCTGTGGGGCTACCGCCTGCACAGTGACGACCCGCTGGCCTGGCAGGCCGACGTGCTGGTCGAGAACGCCGAGCTTCTGCAACTGGCCAGTCTGTGGCCGACCCGGCCGGCAGCCCCGGCCCAGCCGTAA
- the epmB gene encoding EF-P beta-lysylation protein EpmB, with protein sequence MITAGPLSMQLSAFPRPQSPGAPARWQQLWRQALRDPHALLARLQLDPAALGVSEAAIAQFALRVPEGFVARMRVGDAADPLLRQVLPIDEEMRPAPGFSFDAVGDGAARKATGVIQKYRGRALLVATGSCAINCRYCFRRHFDYGAENAAKGGWQEAVAAIAGDPDIDEVILSGGDPLSLATHKLVELTDALRAIPHLRRMRIHTRLPIVLPERVDEELLAWLGSLPWPLAIVVHANHANEFDASVDAAMGRLRGVGAQLLNQAVLLRGVNDSVQALQDLSERSFAAGVLPYYLHQLDRVEGVAHFEVDDSQAKALIAGLTARLSGYLIPKLVRELPGDPSKRPL encoded by the coding sequence ATGATAACCGCAGGCCCCCTCTCCATGCAGCTTTCCGCCTTCCCCCGGCCCCAGTCGCCAGGCGCGCCCGCGCGCTGGCAGCAGCTCTGGCGCCAGGCGCTGCGCGACCCGCACGCCCTGCTGGCCCGGCTGCAGCTGGACCCGGCGGCGCTGGGTGTCTCGGAGGCGGCCATCGCCCAGTTCGCGCTTCGCGTCCCCGAGGGCTTCGTGGCGCGCATGCGCGTGGGCGATGCGGCCGACCCATTGCTGCGCCAGGTGCTGCCGATCGACGAGGAAATGCGCCCAGCCCCCGGGTTCAGCTTCGACGCGGTGGGCGATGGTGCCGCCAGGAAGGCCACCGGGGTCATCCAGAAATACCGCGGTCGCGCCCTGCTGGTCGCCACCGGCAGCTGCGCGATCAACTGCCGCTACTGCTTCCGCCGCCACTTCGACTATGGCGCGGAAAACGCCGCCAAGGGTGGCTGGCAGGAGGCCGTAGCCGCCATTGCGGGCGACCCGGACATCGACGAAGTGATCCTGTCCGGCGGAGACCCGCTGTCGCTGGCCACGCACAAGCTGGTGGAGCTGACCGACGCCCTCCGCGCGATCCCGCACCTCCGCCGCATGCGCATCCATACCCGGCTGCCGATCGTGCTGCCGGAACGCGTGGACGAGGAGCTGCTGGCCTGGCTGGGCAGCCTGCCCTGGCCGCTGGCGATCGTGGTCCATGCCAACCATGCCAACGAATTTGACGCCAGCGTGGACGCGGCGATGGGCCGCCTGCGCGGCGTCGGTGCCCAGCTGCTGAACCAGGCCGTCCTGCTGCGCGGGGTCAACGACAGCGTGCAGGCCCTGCAGGACCTGAGCGAGCGCAGCTTCGCCGCCGGCGTGCTGCCCTACTACCTGCACCAGCTGGACCGGGTCGAGGGCGTGGCCCACTTCGAAGTGGACGATAGCCAGGCCAAGGCGCTGATTGCCGGCCTGACCGCACGCCTGTCCGGCTACCTGATCCCCAAGCTGGTGCGCGAACTGCCCGGCGATCCGAGCAAGCGCCCGCTGTAA
- a CDS encoding TRZ/ATZ family hydrolase: MSDSPHLPEACDLLIEAGYVVPIEPHAVVLEDHAVAVRGSEIVAILPRAEARARFRATQVVSRPEAALMPGLVNAHTHNPMTLLRGVADDLPLMTWLQQHIWPVEAAVIGPEFVADGTTLAIAEMLRGGTTCANENYFFGDVQAAVYKKHGFRALVGAVIIDFPTAWAKTDDEYFAKAGELHDQWRTDPLIGTAFAPHAPYTVNDANFERVRMLSDQLDMQVHLHTHETAQEINDSIKLHGQRPLARLDRLGLVNDRLIAVHMTQLTDAEIHLCAERGVSVVHCPESNLKLASGFCPACALQRAGVNLAIGTDGCASNNDLDMFSENRTAAILAKAVADDATALDAATTLRASTLGGARALGFGERIGSIEVGKQADLVCVDLSALETQPLHNVLSQLVYATGRQQVCDVWIAGKPKLVQRELVGMDLPGIIANARQWRERIRHIRA, encoded by the coding sequence ATGAGCGATAGCCCGCACCTCCCCGAAGCCTGCGACCTGCTCATCGAAGCCGGTTACGTCGTTCCGATCGAGCCGCACGCGGTGGTGCTGGAAGACCATGCCGTTGCCGTGCGTGGCAGCGAGATCGTGGCCATCCTGCCGCGTGCCGAGGCGCGCGCGCGGTTCCGCGCCACCCAGGTGGTGAGCCGCCCCGAGGCTGCGCTGATGCCGGGCCTGGTCAACGCGCACACACACAACCCGATGACCCTGCTGCGCGGCGTTGCCGACGACCTGCCGCTGATGACCTGGCTGCAGCAGCACATCTGGCCGGTGGAAGCGGCGGTGATCGGCCCGGAATTCGTGGCCGACGGCACCACCCTGGCCATCGCCGAGATGCTGCGCGGCGGGACCACCTGCGCCAACGAGAACTACTTCTTCGGCGACGTGCAGGCCGCGGTCTACAAGAAGCACGGTTTCCGCGCGCTGGTCGGCGCGGTCATCATCGATTTCCCCACCGCCTGGGCCAAGACCGACGACGAGTACTTCGCCAAGGCCGGTGAACTGCATGACCAGTGGCGCACCGATCCGCTGATCGGCACCGCGTTCGCGCCGCATGCGCCGTACACGGTCAACGATGCCAACTTCGAGCGGGTGCGGATGCTGTCCGACCAGCTCGACATGCAGGTGCACCTGCACACCCACGAGACCGCGCAGGAAATCAACGATTCGATCAAGCTGCACGGCCAGCGCCCGCTGGCGCGGCTGGATCGCCTCGGCCTGGTCAACGACCGCCTGATCGCGGTGCACATGACCCAGCTGACCGACGCGGAAATCCACCTGTGCGCCGAACGCGGCGTCAGCGTGGTGCACTGCCCGGAATCGAACCTGAAGCTCGCCTCCGGTTTCTGCCCGGCCTGCGCCCTGCAGCGCGCCGGCGTGAACCTGGCAATCGGTACCGATGGCTGCGCCAGCAACAATGACCTGGACATGTTCAGCGAGAACCGCACCGCGGCGATCCTGGCCAAGGCGGTGGCCGACGATGCCACCGCGCTGGACGCGGCCACTACGCTGCGCGCCTCCACCCTGGGCGGCGCCCGCGCGCTGGGCTTCGGCGAGCGTATTGGCTCGATCGAAGTCGGCAAGCAGGCCGACCTGGTCTGCGTCGACCTGTCCGCGCTGGAAACCCAGCCGCTGCACAACGTGCTGTCGCAGCTGGTGTACGCCACCGGCCGCCAGCAGGTCTGCGACGTCTGGATTGCCGGCAAGCCGAAGCTGGTGCAGCGCGAGCTGGTCGGCATGGACCTGCCGGGCATCATTGCCAACGCGCGCCAGTGGCGCGAGCGCATCCGTCATATCCGCGCCTGA